CCAAGTGCCAGGACGCCTGCCCCGACGGCACTGATACGGACGAAATCGCGCCGGGTGAGTTTTTTGTTCAACATAATTCCTGCCTCACTGGAGGTTAAGCATTGATCTTAGAAAGCAGCACCGCCGCGATGAGCAGCACCCCGGCCGCCACCAGGATTCTCAGTGCGTACAAATATACTTTACGCTTGCCGGCCTGCTCGGCGGACTCGGCCTTTTCAGCCGCTCTCCTAGCCTCCACCACGGTGGTATAGCCGACGCCGGGCGTGATGGCGTTCCACATGCAGGCCTCCACGCAGCGGCCGCAGAAAACACAGGCGCTGGTGTCAAGTGAATAGTCTTTAAGGTCGTAGCACAGGTCGCACTTGAGACAGCGCTCGGCGTCGAGTTTGGCCGCTTTTTCTTCAAGTGTCTGCTCCGAAGCGGCCATGCTGCCGTCAGCCGCCCGTACCTGTTTCACCGGAACCGGTGAGGGCATTCTTCTTAAGAGGCTCCGGATTGGCGTTACCGCTTTGGAGGACTCCGGGGGAGCCAACTGCTGGTCGAGGTTGCCGCTGCCGCCTAAGTATCTGTCAACCATCGAGGCGGTCCAGCGTCCGGCGGCGATCGATTCGACTACCGAACGCTGTTCGTTCACGGCGTCGCCGGCGGCAAAAACGCCTCTTCTGCTGACCTCGAGATTTCCCTGTGGCGTGTCGCCGGCCCTGCCAAGCGCCGAAATCACTATGTCGGCCGGGTATCTTTCCTCGGTGTTAGGCAGCGGATCATAGCCTAACTCGCCTGCCCGATCGTAACCGAAGGCACGGATTTTCTGCCCCAGAATACCGGCAGCTTTGCTATTTTCCGAATACACACGGTAAAAGAGTGACGAGGAATGGACGATAACACCCTCGGCCACGGCTTCATCGACCTCGAACGAGTCGGCTTCACGATCACCGGTGTGTTCCTGGCCGAAGATGTGGACTTCCTTGGCGCCGGAGCGCGCCGCGGCCACCGCCAGGCGGAAGGCCAGGCTGCCGCCGCCCAGGATGATCACTTTCTGGCCAAATTCCACCGGCTTACCGGCGTCGACGTCAGCCATGACGGTCTCACCATCGGAAACCCCGGCATCCCGGGAGCCGGGAATGGGCAATTTCAAGGACTTTCCCCAGCCGAGGATGCCGATAGCCAGTACCGACGAGTCAAAACCCTGGGCAAACAGGGAATCGATTGATTCGACCCTGGAGTTAGTTTTGATGTCTACCCCGATGCTCTCGATGGTGCCTATCTCGAGGTTCATCACGTTCTTGGGCAGTTGGTACTCAGGAATACTTGAGAGCATCTTGCCGCCCTTGTCCGGCAGCGCCTCGAACACAGTTACCTTGTGCCCCAGGAGAGCCAGGAAGTAGGCGGTCGACAAACCGGCCGGACCCGACCCGATCACCGCCACTTTTTTACCGGTGGCGGGGGCGATCTTCAGATTCTTGCGCCATGAGCCATCGTCTTTTTCGGCGGCGAAGCGCTTGAGCGCTCTGATGAGGAGCGACCCTTCGTACTCGTTGCGCTGGCACTCTGCCTCGCAGGGGTGCTTGCAGATGTAGCCGAGCACCAGCGGGAACGGCACCCGCTCGCGCATGACCGCCACTGCTTCGGCATACTTGCCCTCGGCGATAAAGCGGATGTACCGGGAGGCGTCCAACCCCGCCGGACACGCCTGGGAGCAAGGGGCGGTACGCATGCGTTTCTTGACCTGCCGGGTACGATTAAGGGTGATGGCGTCAACCGGACAGGCGCGGTCGCAGCGGTCGCAGGCGGTGCATTTGGCTTCAGACCACTTGAATTCCTGGTGTGCGCCAAACGTCTGCCTGCCCCTTGAAACGGCTTGTTCCGGGACGATGACGATATTCTTATTGTCGATTTTAGCCAATTCAGTTTCCTCCGGCGCTAGCGGGCGGTGAGCCGTCCGTAGGTACTTACCGCCCATGTCCGAATCTTAAGCACGATATCCATGGTGGCGCCCACCGGACACAGGTAATGGCACCAGAAGTTGTAGATAAAGAGGCCGACCCCGAGGACCGACACTACAAGTATCCAGTTGGACAGGTTGCCCTGCAGGCTGAAAACGGTATTCCACGGCTCGAATACGGCAAGTTGTGGCGACCTGAAGATGAACACCAGCATGACTACTGCCCACAGGATGAAGTACCGGCTGTTCCTGAGGGTTATTTGGAGCCGGCTGACAGGCCTCACCTGGCTTCCGCCCAGGAAATGGATGCCTTCCTGGAGCGCCGAGAAAGGACAGATCCAGAAACACCAGAAGTTCTTACCCACTGTAAGCGCAAGTATCAGGACGCCAAATACCATGATGTAAAGAAGGGGATTGGTGAATATCGAAGGCGCGTAGCCGATCGGGAAGACGATGAAGTTGATGAGCGATAGCATCGCCGATGCCCAAACTCCGAATACCGCCAGGCCGAAAATAAGCATGACATAGCGCGGCCAACGCTTCTGTTTAAGTGCGGGGATTGTCCTGAATGCAACAACGAGGGCGAGGGCAATAATGAGGAGGATCTCCTCCGGACCGATTTTGAGTTGCTGGGCGGGTCCGACGAACGGCTTGCCGAGTTGTTCGGCCAGGAGCAGGCGCCCGCCGTAAACACCCTGGGCTACGCCGGTGGACGAACGCGTGGCGCCGGTTGATGCATCAATGTCGGTCCCGATAGTGAACGGGTCAGAGAAAGTCCGCCCTATATACTGGCTGAAATAGTTGGGGAAATCTCCGAGGGCTTTGTTTAGCCTGGCGTACCATACCGGCGTCTCTTTGAGTTCCGGCACCTGGACGTTGGTGATGGTGCCGTCCATGGTCCAGGCCACCATCACTACCATCGGGCCGGCATAGCCCTGTCCCTTGCCAGCGGTGACCCAGCCGGTCTGGGTACCGTTGGCCGATGCTGAATAAAGGTACTGTCCGTCGGAGGGTTTGCTTGAAACAAGCTCGAAAGTAGCGTTGGGGACCACATCCGGGAGGTATTTGGCGACGTCAGTGTTGAGATTGAGTTGTCCGAAGATCCAGGCGCCGGCGAGGGAAACTACGGCCGCGATGACAAGCACCGACCTGCCGTGATTACGCCAGAAACTGCTTTGCGTCAAATCATGCCTCGCTTCCTGTACCCCCGTCACCCCACGCGGGTAAACCGCCCTTAACAAAAGAAGTATCGGCAGATTATAGTTCTGGATTTTTGGAGTGTCAATACGCCAATAAACGCAGATAGCGAATATTTTGGTGATAAAATTAGAAAGTATAACGTTTAATCAGTTTAGGTCCGTAGAAAAAGGGATAAAAAAGGAAAAATGACACCAGGGGGAGAACAAATATTTTTAAGAGAATTCCCCGGTAAGGGTAAAACACCCGGTGGGTATCAGGCTATCGCGGGGACTCTTGGTTTACGCTTTTTGACAATCTTGGTCAGCCAGATACTCAGCTCGTAAAGGATAATGAGCGGAGCCGCCACAATCGACTGGTTGATCGGATCGAACGTCGGTGTGATGAAAGCTGAGATAATGAAGGCCAGCACAAACCATATCTTCCGTTTCGACGCCAGCCATTTTGAGGTGACCAGGCCCACGGCAGACAGCGCCATCAAAATGATAGGCAGCTCGAAAACTAAGCCAATTATCACCAGCATGCGCAGGACGATATCAACGTAATTCGAGATACGGGGCATGACGGTGACGTCGCCGATGGTGAAAGTGAACAGGAAGTGAATTGCCGGCGGCAAGGCGACGAAATAGGCAAACGCTACGCCGGCCAGGAACATGAGGACGATGAAGGGGAAGAATAAAAACAGGAAACGCTTCTCTTTTGCGGTGAGGGCTGGGGTTAAGAAAGCAAACATCTGGTAGATTATCCAGGGCATGGCGATGATAAAGCCGGCGGTCATGGCGACCTTGAAGTAGGTGCTGAAGGTCTCCAGCATCTCGGTGGCGATGATGTTCCCGGCAAGGTCCCCGGCAGGACGCTCGAGGAGCAGTACAAGCTTATCGGCAACAAACATGCCGATGACGACGCCGACGACAAGACCGAAAATAGACCTGATAAAGCGCTGCCGCATCTCGGTGAAATGTTCGGTGATGGGCAAACGTTTTTCGTCAATCATGTATCAGAGTGGTTCTTTCAAATATCCGACTATTTTTTATCGGAAGGCTTTGTGGGAGAACTGTCGATAGCTTTAGTAAATTCTTTTGTCATGTCGGTGGTAACCCTGCGGAAACTGCGCAGGAATTCACCGGCTTTCCTGGCAAATTCGGGAATCTTGTTGGGACCGAAAACAAGCGTGGCAACCACGAGAATCGTTAGGATCTCGAAGGTGCCCATGCCAAATAAATTCATCTAACCAACCTTGCTCACAGTCATGAAGATTAACCCTTCAACCAGCCTTGGGGCTTCTTTTCTGTTCTAACACGCGGCGGTTGATCGCTTTAGCCGCGGCACCGTCGTTGAGGCTGGTGACGACTTTGGTCTTGTTTTTGTCTCCACCGACAGCTTGCCGCAGTTGTCGCACGCCTTTACCCAGATTTTTCCCCAGGGAGGGAGCAAAACTGGCGCCGGTGATAACCAGGATAATTGTAAGTATGAGAATTATTTCGAGAGGACCAAATTTCATATTAGCCTTTCTTGGCCTGGTCAGCCTGCCATTTCTTGAAAGCGGTTAGATCTTCTTCGCTCACCTTGGCGGGAGCGTCCATCTCAGCGACCTCAGCTTTGGGTTGTTCGGCAACGGTTTCGGTGGCTTCAGTGTTCTTGGCTTCTTCGCCTTCGCCAGCTACGCCCTGTTTGAAGGACTTCAGCCCTTCACCCAGTGACTTGCCGATCTGGGGCAATTTACCGACACCAAAAATCAAAATCACAACAACTAAAATCAGAATAATCTCGGGCGGTCCTAACCTCATTTCAACCTCCTCAGTTGAAGTAAACCTAATTTGCGAATTACGGTTAATGATACCGCTCATTCATTTATTTTGTCAATCGTCACTAGACATAATGTTAGAGAAATTAGCAAACTCTTACAAGGACTGCTAAATGGCAATCCAAAAGCCCTTGTCACTCAACTTGTCCAACGCTATCATAAATGCTAATGAGCATTAAAGACCGGACACCCGCCCTCACCCGCATTAGCAATAGCGATTTCCAATGGGGAAACCGCACCTTCATCATTGGCATACTTAACGTCACCCCCGATTCCTTTTCCGGGGATGGCGTGGGGGCAGATATCGACGCTGCCATTGCCAGGGCAAAGCAACTGGTTATGGAAGGCGCGGATATTATCGATGTCGGGGGCGAATCAACACGCCCCGGTGCCCCTGAAGTCACCTCGGGGGAAGAAATCACTCGGGTTGTCCCTGTCATCCGGAAGCTAGCCTCCGAGATCGAAGTCCCCATCAGTGTCGACACCTATAAATCAGAGGTAGCGGATGCCGCCGTCAGAGCGGGGGCTTCGATGATAAATTCGGTGTATGGTTTGAAACGCGACCCGAAGTTGGCTGAAGTCGCCTCCCGTTTGAATGTTCCGATCATCTTGACCTCATCCCAGCGGGATAACCCGGCTACAGATATCATCAAGGCCATTCTTGCTGACCTAGGTAGTGCTGTTTCAGAGGCTGAATCCGCCGGAATCAAACGAGAAAACATTATCGTAGACCCGGGATTCGGTTTCGGAAAAACGGTGGTGCAGAACCTTGAACTGCTCAAAAGGTTGGATGAATTCAGGTGCTTGGGCAAACCCATTCTTCTCGGTACTTCCCGCAAATCAACCATCGGAAAAATCCTGGGAGACGTGCCCCTGGACCAGCGTCTTTTTGGAACTGTGGCCACTACGGTCATCAGCATCATGAACGGCGCCGATATCGTCCGCGTTCATGACGTTAAAGAAAACGTCCAGGCCGCGAGGATGACCGATGCCGTAATCCGGTGTTCCTTGATGGGTGAAAATCAGTTTCACAAGGTTTATCTAAGCTTGGGTTCAAACTTGGGCGACAGGTTGTCGAACCTGGAATCAGCAGTAAAACTTCTCCGGGAAAGAATATCAATCGCGCGAATCTCGCCGGTCTACCAAACCGAACCCGTCGGGGTGACTGAACAGCCCAAATTCCTGAACATGGTGGTCGAAGTGTGCACTGTTCTAGCCCCGGGGGAATTACTACTTTTCTTGAAGGACATTGAGCAACAGTTAGGACGCGGCTCAGCCGGATCGGAAGCTCCGAGGCCGATAGACATCGACATCCTTTTTTACGATACCCTAGTAATGACCAATGAATCGCTGGTTATTCCCCACCCCCGGTTGTCCCAGAGGGCTTTTGTGCTTGTTCCATTGCATAACCTTGTGCCCGACCTCGTTCATCCGGTTTTGAAAAAGACTGTTCGCGAGATGCTGTCAGCCCTGAATAATCCTCTAGGAGTCGAATTTTATCGTTGCAATCTACCCAATCTTTAATATGCAGAGGTCAAGCTATGTACTACATAACCGTCGAAAACCATTTTGACGCCGCTCATTTTCTACGCGGTTACGTTGGAAAATGTGAAAACCTTCACGGTCACCGCTATAAAGTGGCGGTAAAGCTTTCATCAGCTACGCTCGATGAGGTTGGCTTGGCTTTTGACTTTAGAGACTTGAAGAACGTCTTGAAACCCATCCTCAATCGCTTGGATCACACCCTCCTGAACGATGTATCGCCTTTCGACAAAATAAATCCCTCGGCAGAAAACATCGCGCGGAGCATTTTCAAGGAAGTCAAGGCGGGCATCGAGGGAGCAACCCTCGAATCAGTTACGGTATGGGAATCCCCCGAATCCTCAGCGGAGTACCGCGAGGACTAATCTTCGATCCTGAACAAAGGGTAAGCTGCCTCGCCGGCTGAATATTTATCGCCCCCAAATACTCCGTGTCCGGTCGTTACCGACTTGCCGATGACACTGAGATCCAGCTTGTCGGGGCAGTTCGTGTCGATGCGTCCGATCAGGTACGGTCCTTCATCTAAAGCAACGAGCGCCATCGCATAGGGAAGCTCCTTTTCCCGCCCCTCCGCCGCTACAAACAAGGTGGTATAGCTGGCTATTTTTCCCTTGCCGGAAAGCTGAATAATCTCAAGTTCTGCATTGCCGCACCGGGGGCAAACCGCCCGCGGCGGGCAAAGAATGTCTCCGCAGCCACACCTCAGACCAAGCAGGCGCCCTTCCCGTAAGGCGATGTCGTATTCTTTGAAAGAGAGCTTTATCGCCATCACCAGCCTCGCTCGAAGACCATGCTGACCATGGTGCCGCCATCGCCGCCCAGGGTGTCGGTCAAGCCGATTCGGGCATCCGGCACCTGGCGTTCCGGTTCTACCTCTCCGCGCAACTGCCGCACGATCTCAAAGACCTGCGCTGCGCCGGTGGCCCCGATGGGATGCCCCTTGCTCTTCAGGCCGCCGGATGGATTGATCGCCACTTTGCCGCCGATGTCCGCTTCACCCTTCATCCACGCCTCCCCGGCTTTTCCGTAATCGAAGAATCCCAGGCCCTCAGCGGCGATGAGACTGGCGATAGAGAAACAATCGTGTAGTTCACACACATCTATATCTGCCGGGGTGACCCCAGCCATGGCATAAGCCTGCTTCGAGGCTAGTTCTCGAGCCCTTAACCTGGGCAAATACTCGCCCTGCGATGCCAGCGGTCCTGATGAAGCCTGTCCCGCCCCGGCGATGAACACCGGCTTCGGCGACAGCACCCTTGCCTTGTCCTCAGCGGCGATGATCAAAGCCGCTGCCCCGTCGGAGAACGGGCAGCAGTCGTGGAGCTGGATAGGAGTGGCGACAGTGAAACTCTTGAGCACGTCGGGAATAGTGACTGATTTTCGGAGGTGGGCTTTGGGGTTGAACATACCGTGTTTATAGGATTGGACCGACACTTGGGCCATCTGCTCTTTCAGCTTTTCGATCGGCAGACCATACATGGCAGCATACCTATGTGCCAGCAGTGCAAACACACCCGGGAAAGTCATTCCGGCCGGGAATTCATATCTAGAATCGGAGAACATGGCGAAAGTGCGGGTGGCAAGGGGTGTGCCCAACGAAGCGGCACGTTCGACGCCGCCGGCAATCACAATGTCATAAATCCCCGAAGCGACGAGCAAGAAAGCGTCGCGCACCGCCATCGACGCGGAGGCGCAAGCGCCGTCGTAACGGTTGGCCGGCACGTTCCAGGTGCCGATGTAATCGGCGATAAACGCTGGAGTCATACCTTGGCCTTCGGCGAAATCCCCGAGCGCGTTTCCGACAAAAAGCGCTTGGACGTCCCGTGGCTGCAAATGGGCATCAGCCAGGGCGTCGAAGGCCGCTTCCGCGAATAGTTCTGAAAGGCTTTTATCTTGGGCACCCGAAAATTTCGTCTGCCCGATCCCGATTACCGCAACTTTACGCATACAACTCCGCGGTTAACTCTTTTGGATTTCCTAACTGAACGCCTTACCTGAATTTTCGGACCGTGAAAGCCACAACCTTCGGTCACGTATATCCCGATCGAACACCAGCCGGTTAATCAGGAGTTCTCCGGTCGAAAGATCGGTTGCGAGGTCGCTCCGGCCGCCGGCCAGCAGCCTCCTGGCGTAGGCGACAGCGGTGATCGCAACCATACCTGCAGTCACCGTAGTCTTATGGTCGATGCCGAAGAATTCCGCGAAATAATAGGCCAGGATCGGCAGGAGCAGCAGGCCGATGAAGACACCTAGCGATAACTGTTTAAAGGGAGCCAACGAGAACGCAATCAGCAGAACAGTGAGCCCCAAGAGTGGCGAGAATGCCAGGATAACGCCAAGGCTGGTCAGGATGCCCCGGCCGCCGCGGAAATTCAAATAGATCGGCCAGTTGTGCCCGGCAATTCCGGCGATGCCGACCACAAATTGCAGCCCGGTGTCCAACCCGGCCCACCGCGCCGCCAGCACAGCCAAAATGCCTTTTCCCAGGTCAAAAACGGCTACAGGTAACGCCCAGCGTTTTGAAGTCGCTGCCAGAACGTTAGAGGACCCTACGTTCCCGGAACCATATTTTCTGAGGTCTATGCCGCGAGTCCATTTGGCAACCAGGTAAGCCACCGGAATGCTACAGATCAGATATGCGGCTACGGCCAGGATTAAAACCATAATTTCTCCGAAATCCTAAATTCAGGCAGAAGGAACCCTAAATCTCTCCGTGCCTGGGATTTTCTCGTCGTTGAAGTAGTCCCTCGACGGCGGACATCGGCACCGGTTGACCCCCGATCATTGTCTCTGTCGAAGGGTCGAGCCCATGGTAGTCGGTGCCCCCTGTCGCAACCAGTCCCAGCCTCTCTGCCAACCGCTTCAATCTTTCGATCTCCCAATCCTTGAAGCTGGCATAATGGACCTCGATGCCGGCCAATCCGGCCGGGATGAGTTCTTCGATAAGCTTTTCATATCCGGGCAGGGTCAGCGGGTGGGCCATAACCGGCACGCCTCCAACTGATTTTATGAGCGCCACAGCTTCGGCAGGGGCCATCTTGATGCGTTCGACATAGCCCGGGCCGCCGCGGCTGATATATTTATCAAAGGCTTCGCCGAGGTAATTGATATATCCTTTTTCCAGCATCGCTTGAGCGATGTGCGGCCGGCCGATCACGGCGTCCCCGGCAATTTCTTTGACACGCTCCCATTCGAGGGGCACCCCAAGCTCTCGCAGACGTTCGACGATAGCCAGACCCCGGTCCTCGCGGGAAATTCGCATGATCTTGAGCCGGCGGATCAACTCCGGGTCCTGCCAGTCGATGAAGTAACCCAGGATGTGGACGTCGCCGGAGGCAACGTCGGTGGACATCTCCACGCCGGGGATGACGGTCATGTTAGGGAAATTCTTAGCCTCGGTCAGAGCCTCGGCGATGCCGTCCACCGAGTCGTGGTCGGTAAGCGCCATATACTTGAGTTTGAGGTAGCCTGCCTTGCGCACAACTTCGGAGGGTGAGAATACGCCATCGGAGGCGGTCGAGTGCAGGTGCAGGTCGACGCGGCTGACCATCAGATAGCCGCCTCCCGGTCGACTCGTTCTATGGCGATTGCTTTACCCTCTGAATTTGTTGTTATCAGCACCGAGTTAAAGGTAATTCGCGAGCCTTTGGCTACCGATAAGCGTTCGTGCATACCGGTGAGAAATCGCTTGAGTACATCGTCTTTATCATCGCCGATGATAGAGTGCCACGGACCCACCATCCCGATGTCCGAGACGCACGCGGTCCCGCCGGGCAGTATCCTTGCGTCTACAGTGCCAACATGGGTGTGAGTACCGACCACCGCCGAGACCCTGCCGTCAAGATACCAGCCTATCCCCTGTTTTTCGGAGGTTGCTTCGGCATGGAAATCGACGATGGTGTTACTCGGTTTCTTTTCTAAACTGTCCAGCAGAGCGTCCATAGCGCGGAAGGGATCATCGATTGTATTCATGAAGGTGCGCCCCATTAGGCTGACCACCAGGACCCCTTTGACGACAACGAACCCCTTGCCCGGGACGCCCGGCGGATAGTTCAGCGGCCGCAGCACCGGGGATGGTCCTTCGAGCATCGGGATGATCTCGGATTGCGCGAAGATGTGGTTGCCGGAGGTAATGACGTCGACGCCGTAGGAGAAAAGTTCGTCGGAGGTTTCGGGGGTCAAGCCTTTGCCGCCGGCGGCGTTTTCACCGTTGGCAATGACAAAATCGATGCCCAAACCCAACTTCAGCGCCGGCAGAATTTCCTTGACCGCCCGCCGCCCCGGTTTGCCGATGACGTCGCCGATGGCAAGTATTTTCATGAATCCCCAATTCTAGATTAAGGGTAGCGTACAACGCCCTATTATGCCACTCATTGGGCAGTCGTTCAATAACTTACGAAACCGCGAGAGAAAAGGAGGGGCTTTCGCCCCTCCTCGATAGTCACCGAATTTGATTGGGATTTCGATATTCGTGTTTCGGATTTATTTACCTTGCGTAATCGGTGGCGCGCGTTTCCCGAAGAACCGTTACCTTGATCTGGCCGGGATAATCCAGCCCCTCTTCGATCTTCTTGACGATATCGCGGGCCAGTCTCATCGAACCTAGATCGTCGATCTCTTCGGGCTTAACCAGGATGCGGATCTCGCGGCCGGCCTGGATGGCATAAGACCGATCCACGCCTTTGAAGCTGTTGGCGATCTCCTCCAGGGCTTTAAGGCGCTTGATGTAATTCTCGAGCGATTCGCGCCTGGCGCCGGGACGGGCGCTTGAAATGGCGTCGGCGGCAGAAACCAGGAAACCCCAGATGGAGGTCTCGGTCTGGTCGAAATGATGTTCAGCGACGCCCCGCACCACGTCCGGGTTCTTGTCCCACTGCTTGACCAGGTCGGCGCCGATGGCAGCGTGGG
This is a stretch of genomic DNA from Dehalogenimonas etheniformans. It encodes these proteins:
- a CDS encoding thiolase C-terminal domain-containing protein; its protein translation is MRKVAVIGIGQTKFSGAQDKSLSELFAEAAFDALADAHLQPRDVQALFVGNALGDFAEGQGMTPAFIADYIGTWNVPANRYDGACASASMAVRDAFLLVASGIYDIVIAGGVERAASLGTPLATRTFAMFSDSRYEFPAGMTFPGVFALLAHRYAAMYGLPIEKLKEQMAQVSVQSYKHGMFNPKAHLRKSVTIPDVLKSFTVATPIQLHDCCPFSDGAAALIIAAEDKARVLSPKPVFIAGAGQASSGPLASQGEYLPRLRARELASKQAYAMAGVTPADIDVCELHDCFSIASLIAAEGLGFFDYGKAGEAWMKGEADIGGKVAINPSGGLKSKGHPIGATGAAQVFEIVRQLRGEVEPERQVPDARIGLTDTLGGDGGTMVSMVFERGW
- the queD gene encoding 6-carboxytetrahydropterin synthase QueD codes for the protein MYYITVENHFDAAHFLRGYVGKCENLHGHRYKVAVKLSSATLDEVGLAFDFRDLKNVLKPILNRLDHTLLNDVSPFDKINPSAENIARSIFKEVKAGIEGATLESVTVWESPESSAEYRED
- a CDS encoding Sec-independent protein translocase subunit TatA/TatB, whose translation is MNLFGMGTFEILTILVVATLVFGPNKIPEFARKAGEFLRSFRRVTTDMTKEFTKAIDSSPTKPSDKK
- a CDS encoding twin-arginine translocase TatA/TatE family subunit gives rise to the protein MKFGPLEIILILTIILVITGASFAPSLGKNLGKGVRQLRQAVGGDKNKTKVVTSLNDGAAAKAINRRVLEQKRSPKAG
- a CDS encoding TIGR00282 family metallophosphoesterase, producing MKILAIGDVIGKPGRRAVKEILPALKLGLGIDFVIANGENAAGGKGLTPETSDELFSYGVDVITSGNHIFAQSEIIPMLEGPSPVLRPLNYPPGVPGKGFVVVKGVLVVSLMGRTFMNTIDDPFRAMDALLDSLEKKPSNTIVDFHAEATSEKQGIGWYLDGRVSAVVGTHTHVGTVDARILPGGTACVSDIGMVGPWHSIIGDDKDDVLKRFLTGMHERLSVAKGSRITFNSVLITTNSEGKAIAIERVDREAAI
- a CDS encoding glycerol-3-phosphate acyltransferase, with the translated sequence MVLILAVAAYLICSIPVAYLVAKWTRGIDLRKYGSGNVGSSNVLAATSKRWALPVAVFDLGKGILAVLAARWAGLDTGLQFVVGIAGIAGHNWPIYLNFRGGRGILTSLGVILAFSPLLGLTVLLIAFSLAPFKQLSLGVFIGLLLLPILAYYFAEFFGIDHKTTVTAGMVAITAVAYARRLLAGGRSDLATDLSTGELLINRLVFDRDIRDRRLWLSRSENSGKAFS
- a CDS encoding PHP domain-containing protein — encoded protein: MVSRVDLHLHSTASDGVFSPSEVVRKAGYLKLKYMALTDHDSVDGIAEALTEAKNFPNMTVIPGVEMSTDVASGDVHILGYFIDWQDPELIRRLKIMRISREDRGLAIVERLRELGVPLEWERVKEIAGDAVIGRPHIAQAMLEKGYINYLGEAFDKYISRGGPGYVERIKMAPAEAVALIKSVGGVPVMAHPLTLPGYEKLIEELIPAGLAGIEVHYASFKDWEIERLKRLAERLGLVATGGTDYHGLDPSTETMIGGQPVPMSAVEGLLQRRENPRHGEI
- the tatA gene encoding twin-arginine translocase TatA/TatE family subunit, which encodes MRLGPPEIILILVVVILIFGVGKLPQIGKSLGEGLKSFKQGVAGEGEEAKNTEATETVAEQPKAEVAEMDAPAKVSEEDLTAFKKWQADQAKKG
- the folP gene encoding dihydropteroate synthase, giving the protein MSIKDRTPALTRISNSDFQWGNRTFIIGILNVTPDSFSGDGVGADIDAAIARAKQLVMEGADIIDVGGESTRPGAPEVTSGEEITRVVPVIRKLASEIEVPISVDTYKSEVADAAVRAGASMINSVYGLKRDPKLAEVASRLNVPIILTSSQRDNPATDIIKAILADLGSAVSEAESAGIKRENIIVDPGFGFGKTVVQNLELLKRLDEFRCLGKPILLGTSRKSTIGKILGDVPLDQRLFGTVATTVISIMNGADIVRVHDVKENVQAARMTDAVIRCSLMGENQFHKVYLSLGSNLGDRLSNLESAVKLLRERISIARISPVYQTEPVGVTEQPKFLNMVVEVCTVLAPGELLLFLKDIEQQLGRGSAGSEAPRPIDIDILFYDTLVMTNESLVIPHPRLSQRAFVLVPLHNLVPDLVHPVLKKTVREMLSALNNPLGVEFYRCNLPNL
- the tatC gene encoding twin-arginine translocase subunit TatC produces the protein MIDEKRLPITEHFTEMRQRFIRSIFGLVVGVVIGMFVADKLVLLLERPAGDLAGNIIATEMLETFSTYFKVAMTAGFIIAMPWIIYQMFAFLTPALTAKEKRFLFLFFPFIVLMFLAGVAFAYFVALPPAIHFLFTFTIGDVTVMPRISNYVDIVLRMLVIIGLVFELPIILMALSAVGLVTSKWLASKRKIWFVLAFIISAFITPTFDPINQSIVAAPLIILYELSIWLTKIVKKRKPRVPAIA
- a CDS encoding 4Fe-4S binding protein; the encoded protein is MTQSSFWRNHGRSVLVIAAVVSLAGAWIFGQLNLNTDVAKYLPDVVPNATFELVSSKPSDGQYLYSASANGTQTGWVTAGKGQGYAGPMVVMVAWTMDGTITNVQVPELKETPVWYARLNKALGDFPNYFSQYIGRTFSDPFTIGTDIDASTGATRSSTGVAQGVYGGRLLLAEQLGKPFVGPAQQLKIGPEEILLIIALALVVAFRTIPALKQKRWPRYVMLIFGLAVFGVWASAMLSLINFIVFPIGYAPSIFTNPLLYIMVFGVLILALTVGKNFWCFWICPFSALQEGIHFLGGSQVRPVSRLQITLRNSRYFILWAVVMLVFIFRSPQLAVFEPWNTVFSLQGNLSNWILVVSVLGVGLFIYNFWCHYLCPVGATMDIVLKIRTWAVSTYGRLTAR
- a CDS encoding Zn-ribbon domain-containing OB-fold protein gives rise to the protein MAIKLSFKEYDIALREGRLLGLRCGCGDILCPPRAVCPRCGNAELEIIQLSGKGKIASYTTLFVAAEGREKELPYAMALVALDEGPYLIGRIDTNCPDKLDLSVIGKSVTTGHGVFGGDKYSAGEAAYPLFRIED
- a CDS encoding FAD-dependent oxidoreductase, which produces MAKIDNKNIVIVPEQAVSRGRQTFGAHQEFKWSEAKCTACDRCDRACPVDAITLNRTRQVKKRMRTAPCSQACPAGLDASRYIRFIAEGKYAEAVAVMRERVPFPLVLGYICKHPCEAECQRNEYEGSLLIRALKRFAAEKDDGSWRKNLKIAPATGKKVAVIGSGPAGLSTAYFLALLGHKVTVFEALPDKGGKMLSSIPEYQLPKNVMNLEIGTIESIGVDIKTNSRVESIDSLFAQGFDSSVLAIGILGWGKSLKLPIPGSRDAGVSDGETVMADVDAGKPVEFGQKVIILGGGSLAFRLAVAAARSGAKEVHIFGQEHTGDREADSFEVDEAVAEGVIVHSSSLFYRVYSENSKAAGILGQKIRAFGYDRAGELGYDPLPNTEERYPADIVISALGRAGDTPQGNLEVSRRGVFAAGDAVNEQRSVVESIAAGRWTASMVDRYLGGSGNLDQQLAPPESSKAVTPIRSLLRRMPSPVPVKQVRAADGSMAASEQTLEEKAAKLDAERCLKCDLCYDLKDYSLDTSACVFCGRCVEACMWNAITPGVGYTTVVEARRAAEKAESAEQAGKRKVYLYALRILVAAGVLLIAAVLLSKINA